The sequence TCAATCGCTCATGAGCCTGTACCGCCAGAGCCTCGTGAGCTATGAGGAGGCGCTCCAGTGGAGCAGCAACCCCAACGACTTCGCCCTCAAGGTTCGAGGGATCGAGACCTCGTCGGATCAACCCTGGACCGCAGAACAGAAGGGCGGCTTTCGCGAACGAAAGCCTCACTGAAGGCCAAGCCTCCTGACGCGGCGTACAGGGTGGGCGTACGCCTTCTTACTGTTCGGGACAGAACGCGCGCTGAGCTTGCTCGCCTCCTTGCGGTCAGGGGATTTGACCGAGCCGACTCACAGGTAGCGCTCGATCGGCTGCAAGAGCAGGGGTACCTGGACGACCGACGATTCGCGACCACCTGGGCCAGGAGCCGTCTCCGAACAAAACCGATGGGGTCGTATCGGCTTGGCAAGGAGCTCGAGGTCAAGGGGGTTGAGGAGCAACTCGTGCGTGAGGTCCTGGGGGACCTTTACGAAGAGGGAGAAGAGCCGGCAGCCCGCCGTGCTATGGCAGGAAAGCTCTCGGTACTCGGGCGTCTTCCGGCTTCAGCCAGGACCCTCCGGGTGGCGCGATTTTTACAGCGGAGAGGATTTTCAAGCGAAATGATCTGGCGACTGCTTCACGAGGAGCAGCAGGGGTAACGGAACACGTCATGCTGGGATTGACAGGCGGAGAGATCCGCGAGCGGTTTTTGCGATTCTTTGAGCGGAACGATCATACGGTGGTTGCCAGTTCCTCACTGGTCCCAGCCGACGATCCGACGCTACTCTTCACCAATGCCGGAATGGTTCCGTTCAAAGGGGTCTTTCTCGGAACCGATCCGCGTCCCTACCGGCGTGCCGCCTCGATCCAGAAGTGTTTGCGCGTCAGCGGTAAACATAACGATCTGGAGAATGTCGGTAGAACCGCCCGCCACCACACCTTTTTCGAGATGCTCGGCAACTTCTCCTTTGGCGATTATTTTAAGGAGAGTGCCATTGAATATGGTTGGGCGTTCCTGACGCGCGAGCTCAAGCTGCCTGCGGATCGGCTCTGGGCCACCATTTACAAGGATGATGATGAGGCGTTCAACCTATGGCAGAGGCTTGCCGGCCTGCCGCCCGATCGAGTCGTTCGCCTGGGGGACAAGGACAATTTCTGGACCATGGGCGAGACAGGTCCATGTGGGCCCTGCTCTGAACTGATCTTTGATCAGGGTCCGATGGTGGGCTGCGGGCGGACGACCTGTAGCATTGAGTGCGGGTGCGATCGCTATCTGGAACTCTGGAACCTGGTATTCATGCAATACAATCGTGATGCCTCCGGGACCCTCACGCCTCTGCCCAAGCCGAGTATCGATACCGGTGCTGGGCTGGAGCGAATGGCCGCGGTATGCCAAGGGGTCACGAGTAATTTTGAGACCGACCTGATCCGGCCGCTGATCGCGACGGTAGAGGAGCTCTCGCAGAAGCGCTATGGCGCTGACGAGAAGGACGATGTGTCGATGCGGGTGATCGCCGATCATGCACGAGCGGTCACCTTCGCGTTGGCCGACGGTGTTCTGCCCGGCAATGAGGGGCGGGGCTACGTACTGCGGCGGATCCTGCGGCGCGCACTTCGACATGGCCGTCTCCTGGGACTTGACAAGCCGTTTCTGGCTGCTGCGACCGATAAGGTGATCGACCTGATGACGGATGCCTATCCGGATCTCCCGGCTAGCCGAGCGCATGTCGCGCGCTTCGCCTGGATCGAGGAGGATCGATTCAGCATCGTGCTGCGCGAGGCGCTGCCACGCCTTCATGACCTGATCCAGAATGTGAAGACCCAGGCGGCGGAGCGGGCCATGCTTCCAGGTTCAACGCTCTTTGAGCTGTACGACACCTTCGGAGTGCCTCGGGACCTGATGGACGAGATTGCCACTGAGCAGTCAGTCGAATGCGATTGGGGCGGGTTCGAGGTAGAGTTGAGACGCCAGCGTGAACAGTCGCGATCGCATCTGAAGGCATTTGGAGACGTCCAAGGGGTCGCAGAGGCATTCCGTGACCTTGCGAAGACGGGGCGAACGGTATTCCTGGGCTACGAGTGTCTCGATCTGCAAGCGTCGGTAGTTGCGGTTCTGGCAGATGGGAAACAGGTCGATCGGATCGATGTGGGGCAGGAGGGAGATGTCGTCCTCGACCAAACTCCTTTCTATGCAGAATCTGGTGGTCAAGTGGGTGATACCGGGTACCTTCGTGGTGAGGCGCTTATCGCGGAGGTCCTGGATACCAAACGGCCGCTTACTGGATTAATCGTTCACCGAGTCCGGGTAAAGCGGGGCGACATCAGGAGAGGTCAGCGGCTCACGGCTTCGGTTGATGCATGCCGGCGCGACACGACGGTCAAGAACCACACAGCAACCCACCTCGTCCACGCGGCCCTCCGGCAGATCCTCGGAGACCATGTGCGACAGGAAGGCTCGCTGGTTGCGCCGGACCGCTTGCGCTTTGACTTCCGGCACTACGGGCCTCTGAGTCCCGCCGAGATCACTCAGATCGAGGAGATAGTCAATACTAGGCTCTGGGCCAACCAGCCGGTTGTGATCGAAGAGATGCGGATGGACGAGGCACTGGCCAAAGGCGCACTGGCCTTCTTCGGTGACAAGTATGGAGACGAGGTACGGGTAGTCAGTATCGCCGACTTTAGTATCGAGCTGTGCGGAGGGGCCCACACCAAGGCCACAGGGGAGATCGGCCTATTTAAGATCTCGCATGAGACCGGCGTCGCTGCCGGCGTACGGCGGATCGAGGCTCTGACCGGCCCTGGGGCCTTTCAGCACCTGAAGCGTGAGGGCGAGGTTCTGCAGGAATCGGCTGATCGGCTGAAGAGTAAGCCTCTTGAAGTTCCCGAAAAGGTTGACCGCCTCTTCGACGCGACACGCGCCCTCGAGCGAGAGGTCCAGCAGCTTCGGGCCAAGCTGGGTGCGGAAATGGCGGAGGAGTTGCTGAAGAAGGCGACCCAAGTCTCCGGCGTCACGGTGGTGACGGGTCTGGCCGAGTGGTGTGATCAGCGGGCCCTACGGGAGCTCGCAGATAGACTGAGGGCCAAGATCAGCAGCGGGGTGATCGTTCTGGCAACGTCCTCGGATGGACGGGTAAGCTGGGTGGCGGCCGTGACACCCGACCTCACCTCGCGGCTGCACGCCGGCAAATTGGTGAAGGAGGTGGCAAGTATTACGGGTGGGAGCGGAGGCGGCCGGGCCGATCTCGCCGAAGCCGGCGGGAAGGATCCTGATAAGCTGAATCTGGCGCTCCAGCTTATCCCGGACTTGGTTAGACGGTTTCTCGCATGAGCCCATTGTTGACCCTATTTCCCTTGGCGATCGCCGCCAGCCATGGTATCAATGACAAGAATCACTGATCAAATACCCTTTTGTGGGCAGCGTAGATGACGATACCTCTTGCACGAGAAGGGTGGCCATTTATCCTAGCACCGCTGGGCCTGGCTGCCATCCTATGGGTTGCAGGGTGGCATGGTGGTGGCGTTGCTGTACTTGTTTTGGCTGTGTTGGTGGCGTTATTTTTCCGTGACCCACCCCGCGACGTCCCGCAGGGCAAGGGGTTGCTCCTTGCCCCTGGCGATGGGACCGTTGTCCAGGTTATCCCGTATCTTGGCCACGAGTTGCAAGAACCGGCCACCCAGATCAGCATCTTCCTATCGGTTTTCAATGTACACATCAACCGTGCCCCGTTTCCCGCGGTGGTCGAAACGGTTGAGTACAAACCGGGGACATTTCGCCCCGCATGGGAGTCTAAGGCGTCGACAGGCAATGAACAGAACCTCATCATACTGAAGGCGCCGGAAGGCCGACTATTGGTGAAACAGATCGCAGGCTTGATCGCAAGGCGCGTTGTATGCCGGGTCGTTGCCGGGCAAAAGCTTGAGGCTGGAGAGCGATTCGGGCTGATTCGGTTTGGGTCGCGCGTAGATCTGATCGTTCCGGCACGTGCGGAGCTTTCCGTGAAACGCGGAGATCGTGTCAAGGGAGGAATCACTGTGATGGGGATGCTCCGATGAGCAAGGGCCGTCGCCGGCGGGGGGTCTACCTCCTACCAAGCCTGCTGACCATCAGCAATCTGCTGTGCGGGGTCTACGCTATCGTCGCCGTGCATAATGACGAGTACACCCGCGCAGCCATCGCTATTCTCATTGCGCTGATTATGGATGGCCTCGACGGGGCCGTGGCTCGGCTCACCAACACCCAGAGCGACTTTGGAGTGCAGCTCGATTCGTTAGCGGATCTGGTTGCTTTCGGCGTCGCGCCCGCCATCCTCACCTATGCGTGGGCGATCAAACCCTACAGCAAGATGGGATTGCTGTTCGGATCGATCATCCCGACGGCGCTGTTCGTTTCGAGTGGCGCCTTCAGGTTGGCGCGTTTCAACGTTCAGACGCGAATTCTCGACAACCGCTATTTTGTCGGCCTCCCGATTCCGGCGGCCGCAGCGGTTATCGCCTCCTTCGTGCTCTTCATGCGA is a genomic window of Candidatus Methylomirabilis limnetica containing:
- a CDS encoding regulatory protein RecX, which translates into the protein MGVRLLTVRDRTRAELARLLAVRGFDRADSQVALDRLQEQGYLDDRRFATTWARSRLRTKPMGSYRLGKELEVKGVEEQLVREVLGDLYEEGEEPAARRAMAGKLSVLGRLPASARTLRVARFLQRRGFSSEMIWRLLHEEQQG
- the alaS gene encoding alanine--tRNA ligase, producing the protein MTGGEIRERFLRFFERNDHTVVASSSLVPADDPTLLFTNAGMVPFKGVFLGTDPRPYRRAASIQKCLRVSGKHNDLENVGRTARHHTFFEMLGNFSFGDYFKESAIEYGWAFLTRELKLPADRLWATIYKDDDEAFNLWQRLAGLPPDRVVRLGDKDNFWTMGETGPCGPCSELIFDQGPMVGCGRTTCSIECGCDRYLELWNLVFMQYNRDASGTLTPLPKPSIDTGAGLERMAAVCQGVTSNFETDLIRPLIATVEELSQKRYGADEKDDVSMRVIADHARAVTFALADGVLPGNEGRGYVLRRILRRALRHGRLLGLDKPFLAAATDKVIDLMTDAYPDLPASRAHVARFAWIEEDRFSIVLREALPRLHDLIQNVKTQAAERAMLPGSTLFELYDTFGVPRDLMDEIATEQSVECDWGGFEVELRRQREQSRSHLKAFGDVQGVAEAFRDLAKTGRTVFLGYECLDLQASVVAVLADGKQVDRIDVGQEGDVVLDQTPFYAESGGQVGDTGYLRGEALIAEVLDTKRPLTGLIVHRVRVKRGDIRRGQRLTASVDACRRDTTVKNHTATHLVHAALRQILGDHVRQEGSLVAPDRLRFDFRHYGPLSPAEITQIEEIVNTRLWANQPVVIEEMRMDEALAKGALAFFGDKYGDEVRVVSIADFSIELCGGAHTKATGEIGLFKISHETGVAAGVRRIEALTGPGAFQHLKREGEVLQESADRLKSKPLEVPEKVDRLFDATRALEREVQQLRAKLGAEMAEELLKKATQVSGVTVVTGLAEWCDQRALRELADRLRAKISSGVIVLATSSDGRVSWVAAVTPDLTSRLHAGKLVKEVASITGGSGGGRADLAEAGGKDPDKLNLALQLIPDLVRRFLA
- a CDS encoding phosphatidylserine decarboxylase, which encodes MTIPLAREGWPFILAPLGLAAILWVAGWHGGGVAVLVLAVLVALFFRDPPRDVPQGKGLLLAPGDGTVVQVIPYLGHELQEPATQISIFLSVFNVHINRAPFPAVVETVEYKPGTFRPAWESKASTGNEQNLIILKAPEGRLLVKQIAGLIARRVVCRVVAGQKLEAGERFGLIRFGSRVDLIVPARAELSVKRGDRVKGGITVMGMLR
- the pssA gene encoding CDP-diacylglycerol--serine O-phosphatidyltransferase, whose product is MSKGRRRRGVYLLPSLLTISNLLCGVYAIVAVHNDEYTRAAIAILIALIMDGLDGAVARLTNTQSDFGVQLDSLADLVAFGVAPAILTYAWAIKPYSKMGLLFGSIIPTALFVSSGAFRLARFNVQTRILDNRYFVGLPIPAAAAVIASFVLFMRESPSLILFQRELLSDRVTSALMVVIVYALSFLMVSPLRYRSLKGIEIKKRQPFALLIGLTLVVSVIASEPGLVAFFCFFLYAMSGVIRMIPSIRRHVSEPVEHVIGGEGGP